The genomic DNA AATGGGAGCGCATGAGCTGAAGCAAGATTGGCAATTCCCGTGCTGGCATTTCGAGTTTTAGGGTTTCCTCAGTTTCCAAGTTAAACTGACTTACGAAATCTAAAAACCTTTCCAGTTCGTGAGCAGACATCTCACTAAAAGAATTTAGTTGGGTATCAGGTCGGTTACTTTTTTCTCGTGTCCGTTTTGCCATCTGCGCTCCAAAGACAATGATAGGTTTGCATCGATTGGGTAATGTTTCCTTGTTTTTCTTTTAAACTATACCCCTAAAAGTTCCAAATTGGACAAACGGAGGTTTGCAAGATGGCTGTGATCGGTGTTTTTTAGAAAAAACCGAAAATTCTGGGGGGATAATACAGTAATGATGCGCTTTGGAATCATTGGAACGGGGAGAATCGGTGACATGCATGCGCGCCTGATAGCGCTGCAACCGGATGCCGTCGTAACGTGGTGTTTCGATGTCTTCGAAGACAGCGCCCGACGAACCGCTGAGGCGGTAGGAGCGCGGGCAACCACAGATGTCGACGCGCTGTTGGCCGCTGATGACGTTGACGCGGTACTGATCGCATCTCCTACCGATACACATGTGGAAATGATTCTGCGGTCCGCCGAAGCCGGAAAATCTATCCTTTGCGAAAAGCCGATCGACGTTGATATTGAAATGGTTGAAAAGTGCCGCGAGAAACTTTTGACATTTGATGTCCCGCTGCAGCTCGGGTTCAATCGCCGTTTCGACCCCAGCCATGCCGGTGTCCGAAATGCTGTTGCAAACGGCGAGGTCGGTGCACTTGAACTTTTGGTCATCACAAGCAGGGATCCCGGCCCCCCGCCCCCGCGTGCTATCCTTGAAGCCTGTGGTGGGCTGTTCCGTGACACCACCATCCACGACATGGACATGGCGC from Octadecabacter antarcticus 307 includes the following:
- the iolG gene encoding inositol 2-dehydrogenase, translating into MMRFGIIGTGRIGDMHARLIALQPDAVVTWCFDVFEDSARRTAEAVGARATTDVDALLAADDVDAVLIASPTDTHVEMILRSAEAGKSILCEKPIDVDIEMVEKCREKLLTFDVPLQLGFNRRFDPSHAGVRNAVANGEVGALELLVITSRDPGPPPPRAILEACGGLFRDTTIHDMDMARFVLGEDPVEVFTMAANRVDPVFAELGDVDTAMIVMRADSGALCHINNSRRTNYGYDQRVEAFGAEGMVRSNNHRPSEVSRYGAGGTAKRDELLHFFIERYRAAYEAEIRDFIDQVTAGKPPSVTFEDGRRALILSEAALKSYQTNQPVKVDYS